Proteins from one Dromiciops gliroides isolate mDroGli1 chromosome 6, mDroGli1.pri, whole genome shotgun sequence genomic window:
- the LOC122730915 gene encoding transforming protein RhoA-like isoform X2 has translation MAAIRKKLVIVGDGACGKTCLLIVFSKDQFPEVYVPTVFENYVEDYHRLRPLSYPDTDVVLMCFSIENPDSLENIREKWTPEVKHFCPNVPIILVGSKKDLRNDEHTRRELAKMKQEPVKPEEGRDMANQIGAFAYMECSAKTKDGVRAVFEMATRAALQARPQKKKTECLVL, from the exons ATGGCCGCCATCCGCAAAAAGTTGGTTATAGTTGGTGACGGTGCGTGTGGGAAGACGTGCTTGCTGATTGTATTTAGCAAAGACCAATTCCCTGAAGTGTATGTGCCCACGGTGTTTGAAAATTATGTA GAAGATTATCATCGCCTCAGACCTCTTTCCTACCCAGATACCGATGTCGTTCTGATGTGTTTTTCCATCGAGAATCCTGATAGTTTAGAGAACATCCGAGAAAAGTGGACCCCAGAGGTGAAGCATTTTTGTCCCAACGTGCCCATTATACTGGTCGGGAGCAAGAAGGATCTTCGAAACGATGAGCACACGAGAAGGGAGCTGGCCAAGATGAAGCAGGAGCCAGTGAAACCTGAAGAAGGCAGAGATATGGCCAATCAGATTGGTGCATTTGCTTACATGGAGTGCTCAGCAAAGACCAAAGACGGTGTGAGGGCGGTTTTTGAAATGGCTACAAGAGCAGCTTTGCAAGCCagacctcaaaagaaaaaaaccgaGTGCCTTGTCTTGTAA
- the LOC122730915 gene encoding transforming protein RhoA-like isoform X3, whose protein sequence is MAAIRKKLVIVGDGACGKTCLLIVFSKDQFPEVYVPTVFENYVADIEVDGKQEPVKPEEGRDMANQIGAFAYMECSAKTKDGVRAVFEMATRAALQARPQKKKTECLVL, encoded by the exons ATGGCCGCCATCCGCAAAAAGTTGGTTATAGTTGGTGACGGTGCGTGTGGGAAGACGTGCTTGCTGATTGTATTTAGCAAAGACCAATTCCCTGAAGTGTATGTGCCCACGGTGTTTGAAAATTATGTAGCAGATATTGAAGTGGATGGAAAACAG GAGCCAGTGAAACCTGAAGAAGGCAGAGATATGGCCAATCAGATTGGTGCATTTGCTTACATGGAGTGCTCAGCAAAGACCAAAGACGGTGTGAGGGCGGTTTTTGAAATGGCTACAAGAGCAGCTTTGCAAGCCagacctcaaaagaaaaaaaccgaGTGCCTTGTCTTGTAA
- the LOC122730915 gene encoding transforming protein RhoA-like isoform X1, whose translation MAAIRKKLVIVGDGACGKTCLLIVFSKDQFPEVYVPTVFENYVADIEVDGKQVELALWDTAGQEDYHRLRPLSYPDTDVVLMCFSIENPDSLENIREKWTPEVKHFCPNVPIILVGSKKDLRNDEHTRRELAKMKQEPVKPEEGRDMANQIGAFAYMECSAKTKDGVRAVFEMATRAALQARPQKKKTECLVL comes from the coding sequence ATGGCCGCCATCCGCAAAAAGTTGGTTATAGTTGGTGACGGTGCGTGTGGGAAGACGTGCTTGCTGATTGTATTTAGCAAAGACCAATTCCCTGAAGTGTATGTGCCCACGGTGTTTGAAAATTATGTAGCAGATATTGAAGTGGATGGAAAACAGGTGGAGTTGGCTTTGTGGGACACTGCTGGTCAGGAAGATTATCATCGCCTCAGACCTCTTTCCTACCCAGATACCGATGTCGTTCTGATGTGTTTTTCCATCGAGAATCCTGATAGTTTAGAGAACATCCGAGAAAAGTGGACCCCAGAGGTGAAGCATTTTTGTCCCAACGTGCCCATTATACTGGTCGGGAGCAAGAAGGATCTTCGAAACGATGAGCACACGAGAAGGGAGCTGGCCAAGATGAAGCAGGAGCCAGTGAAACCTGAAGAAGGCAGAGATATGGCCAATCAGATTGGTGCATTTGCTTACATGGAGTGCTCAGCAAAGACCAAAGACGGTGTGAGGGCGGTTTTTGAAATGGCTACAAGAGCAGCTTTGCAAGCCagacctcaaaagaaaaaaaccgaGTGCCTTGTCTTGTAA